From the Halalkalicoccus sp. CGA53 genome, one window contains:
- a CDS encoding CBS domain-containing protein, which translates to MDVTDIVDEEFRSYDDSTPVSKLRGAFETTDEKALLITRDDELEGVVSRREVLSSHEKGSRKARSLVRPVPTIDRQEDLREAARLMIAGDTKVLPVFDTGSGDDDGQLVGVVREDDLLRHVQPYLSVLDVGDVATTDVVSVNPETTLGQALATFRTERIRHLPVVAGDGEEVLGIVGLVDVLEFVTRELQRSQGGDPSEHVVDQGAGSGGFGAREGESADLLDLPVSNVMIETIGTAAPDELLDDVLGTMLEFGASSSIVLDDGALAGIVTKTDLLESLTWDDEDALPVQVFGGELLSDLTREELGERIENVTRKYSAMRVMEAKVHFNEHKERLRGVPQIYTRIRLFTDKGLFIGEESGFGDRHSFSLALNAIERQILEGKTFGQSKKPTDTEDVNRMYGWWLSE; encoded by the coding sequence ATGGACGTAACCGACATCGTCGACGAGGAGTTCCGTTCGTACGACGACTCGACGCCGGTCTCGAAACTCCGCGGGGCGTTCGAGACGACGGACGAAAAAGCACTCCTGATCACACGCGACGACGAGCTTGAGGGTGTCGTTTCGCGGCGGGAGGTCCTCTCCTCTCACGAGAAAGGGTCGCGGAAGGCACGTTCGCTTGTCCGACCAGTTCCCACGATCGACCGTCAGGAGGACCTGCGAGAGGCCGCTCGACTCATGATCGCCGGCGATACGAAGGTCCTCCCGGTTTTCGATACCGGCTCTGGAGACGACGACGGTCAGCTCGTCGGCGTCGTCCGCGAGGACGACCTCTTACGTCACGTCCAGCCGTACCTCTCGGTGCTCGACGTGGGGGACGTCGCCACGACGGACGTCGTCTCAGTGAACCCGGAGACCACGCTCGGGCAGGCGCTCGCGACGTTTCGCACCGAGCGCATTCGACATCTCCCGGTCGTCGCCGGTGACGGCGAGGAGGTCCTCGGTATCGTCGGCCTCGTCGACGTCCTCGAGTTCGTCACCCGCGAACTCCAGCGCTCTCAGGGAGGCGATCCGTCCGAGCACGTCGTCGACCAGGGCGCCGGCAGCGGGGGGTTCGGTGCCCGTGAAGGCGAGAGTGCGGATCTGCTCGACCTCCCGGTGAGCAACGTGATGATCGAGACCATAGGAACCGCTGCACCCGACGAGCTCCTCGACGACGTGCTCGGAACGATGCTCGAGTTCGGTGCGTCGTCGTCGATTGTCCTCGACGACGGCGCGCTCGCGGGAATCGTCACCAAGACGGACCTCCTCGAGTCACTGACCTGGGACGACGAAGACGCGCTCCCCGTTCAGGTGTTCGGAGGCGAACTACTGTCCGATCTGACCCGCGAGGAACTGGGCGAGCGGATCGAGAACGTCACTCGCAAGTACAGCGCCATGCGCGTCATGGAGGCGAAGGTCCACTTCAACGAGCACAAAGAACGCCTCCGGGGCGTTCCGCAGATCTACACCCGGATCCGCCTCTTCACCGACAAGGGACTGTTCATCGGCGAAGAGTCCGGCTTCGGGGACCGCCACTCGTTCTCGCTGGCGCTCAACGCGATAGAACGGCAGATCCTCGAGGGAAAGACGTTCGGACAGAGCAAGAAACCCACAGACACGGAGGACGTAAACAGGATGTACGGCTGGTGGCTCAGCGAGTGA
- a CDS encoding helix-turn-helix transcriptional regulator, whose translation MSETSCDRRDLRSTTGASSPTMGRILTDLEDRHWITKEERTYRLTDLGEFVAARLREFRDAMRLEQSLREVWPWLPYELDNFSIELFDDMVVSKPGPGYPYQPVERITELVREAGMMRGFGMVMLKSSNLEVFFTRSLDDLQSDYIYPPDVFKQILVWDPEAVTKAVSHSNCTVWIHDDLPLDDRCGICLFDDHVSICCYDGETGSLQATIDTGSPELVEWAEVYYERLREQAEPVGDADDLVPVEDS comes from the coding sequence CTGAGCGAAACCTCCTGCGACCGGCGCGATCTACGCTCAACGACAGGCGCATCCTCACCGACGATGGGCCGCATTCTCACCGATCTCGAGGACCGCCACTGGATCACCAAAGAGGAGCGAACGTACCGGTTAACCGATCTGGGTGAGTTCGTCGCCGCGCGGTTACGCGAGTTCCGTGACGCAATGCGCCTCGAACAGTCCCTACGTGAGGTCTGGCCGTGGCTTCCGTACGAACTCGATAACTTCAGCATCGAGTTATTCGATGATATGGTCGTGTCGAAGCCGGGTCCCGGATATCCCTATCAGCCCGTCGAACGGATCACTGAACTCGTTAGAGAGGCTGGAATGATGCGCGGGTTCGGTATGGTTATGCTGAAGTCGAGCAACCTGGAGGTGTTCTTTACCCGATCGCTTGATGACCTGCAGAGTGACTACATCTATCCACCCGACGTCTTCAAGCAGATCCTCGTATGGGATCCCGAAGCGGTAACGAAGGCGGTAAGTCATAGCAACTGTACCGTCTGGATTCACGATGACCTCCCACTCGACGACCGGTGTGGGATCTGTCTCTTCGATGACCACGTCAGTATCTGTTGTTACGACGGCGAGACGGGATCCCTGCAGGCCACCATCGACACGGGTTCCCCCGAGTTGGTCGAATGGGCAGAGGTATACTACGAGCGGTTACGGGAGCAGGCCGAACCGGTCGGTGACGCGGATGATCTCGTCCCGGTCGAGGATTCGTAA
- a CDS encoding FAD-binding oxidoreductase, whose amino-acid sequence MTHTVIDTRDGTTAQLPEETLETFRQELRGPLVTPTDEHFEESTHIWNGMIERSPALVVQPTGTADIVAAVNFAREHDLLLSVKGGGHNIAGTALADGGLTIDMSRLRGVVVDPDTRIGIAQGGCLVGDLDREAQVHGLATPLGFISETGLAGLTLGGGFGYLTRRFGWTVDNLLEVEVVTADGTVRRASREENEDLFWAICGAGHNFGVVTSFTFQLYEVGPTVYGGLIAWPFERASEILGAYREITAEAPRELTIFLVMRRAPPAPFVPEEQHGKRICAMAICYTGDLNDVDEVMAPIRALGDPIVDLLAEQPYTQLQSYLDGTQPKGNHYYWKTEFVSEIRDDLLSTTRELAKENPIPGGQVAFAHIGGALNECASDDGAVGNRDARYVYMVAGMWESDDPNGERYRTWVTDAWKRFRPLTTGGNYINFQTADEGDERIRATYGENYDRIARLKERYDPENVFSVNRNIQSA is encoded by the coding sequence ATGACACACACGGTCATCGATACCAGAGACGGAACCACGGCACAGCTCCCCGAAGAGACGCTTGAAACCTTCCGCCAGGAACTCCGTGGACCACTCGTCACGCCGACAGACGAACACTTCGAGGAGTCCACGCACATCTGGAACGGGATGATCGAGAGATCGCCAGCTCTCGTCGTCCAGCCGACGGGGACGGCGGATATCGTGGCTGCGGTGAACTTCGCTCGTGAACACGACCTCCTGCTCTCGGTAAAGGGCGGCGGTCACAACATCGCGGGGACGGCACTGGCCGATGGCGGGCTGACCATCGACATGTCCCGGCTGCGGGGCGTCGTAGTCGATCCCGACACTCGAATCGGTATCGCGCAGGGCGGGTGTCTCGTCGGCGATCTCGACCGGGAAGCCCAGGTTCACGGCCTCGCGACGCCGTTGGGCTTCATCTCCGAAACCGGGTTGGCCGGGTTGACCCTCGGCGGGGGCTTCGGCTACCTGACCCGGCGGTTCGGCTGGACGGTCGATAACCTACTCGAGGTCGAAGTGGTCACTGCCGATGGCACGGTTCGCCGTGCGAGCCGCGAGGAGAACGAAGACCTCTTCTGGGCGATCTGCGGTGCTGGCCACAACTTCGGTGTCGTCACGTCGTTCACCTTCCAGCTGTACGAAGTCGGGCCGACCGTCTACGGCGGGCTCATCGCCTGGCCGTTCGAGCGAGCCAGCGAGATTCTCGGAGCATACCGGGAGATCACGGCCGAGGCGCCCAGGGAGCTAACGATATTTCTCGTCATGCGTCGGGCTCCTCCTGCACCGTTCGTGCCCGAGGAACAGCACGGGAAGCGGATCTGCGCGATGGCCATCTGCTACACCGGGGACCTCAACGACGTTGACGAGGTGATGGCTCCGATTCGAGCACTCGGTGATCCCATCGTGGACCTGCTCGCAGAACAGCCGTACACGCAGCTGCAGTCGTATCTCGATGGGACGCAGCCGAAGGGGAACCACTACTACTGGAAGACCGAGTTCGTCTCCGAGATACGAGACGATCTGCTCTCGACGACGCGAGAACTGGCTAAAGAGAACCCGATTCCCGGCGGCCAGGTCGCGTTCGCACATATCGGCGGAGCCCTCAACGAGTGTGCGTCTGACGATGGAGCGGTCGGCAACCGCGATGCACGGTACGTCTACATGGTCGCAGGAATGTGGGAATCGGACGACCCCAACGGCGAGCGGTATCGAACGTGGGTCACGGACGCGTGGAAGCGATTCAGGCCCCTCACGACGGGAGGTAACTACATCAACTTCCAGACCGCCGATGAGGGCGACGAGCGGATCCGAGCGACCTACGGCGAGAACTACGACCGGATCGCCCGGCTGAAGGAAAGATACGATCCCGAGAACGTCTTCAGCGTGAACCGGAATATCCAGTCGGCGTGA
- a CDS encoding P-loop NTPase, with the protein MAESHSPPTPFQEIELPDGSDPIEKGVVRRVRTGDGSVTVDVAIDGLGESLAERIVEQVRGAALTLPGTDHVRVLPVKHEDKSIELPEVDHVLAVASAKGGVGKTTVSVALARTLAARGLDVGLFDADIYGPNVPHLLEDVEGPVLTNENGQPVPLESDGLQMLSPGVVGGEPPTARRGAIAYGAMENLLGQGAWEGRDVLVIDMPAGSDDVAGALLEHVPVDGAVFVTTPFDASVDDTERTVKLFEENGVATVAAVVNMNGFDCACCGERNELFEDPVEIDVPTVHTLPFDRGLQRSPGGKGGHEALSGLATTVEGFLDEVLGAAPEDTVDLRGLPRDSQVRQLSAEVAYTPAGDCVRALVEEPTWLLDTLRSDVGDLLGDLATRPIGENGTLLELERA; encoded by the coding sequence ATGGCCGAGAGTCACAGCCCCCCGACGCCGTTCCAGGAGATCGAACTCCCCGACGGGAGCGATCCCATCGAGAAGGGTGTCGTCCGCCGGGTGAGAACCGGAGACGGGTCGGTCACCGTCGACGTGGCGATCGACGGCCTCGGCGAGTCGCTCGCCGAGCGGATCGTCGAGCAGGTCCGCGGGGCGGCGCTCACGCTCCCCGGCACCGACCACGTCCGCGTCCTCCCGGTGAAACACGAGGACAAGAGCATCGAACTCCCCGAGGTCGACCACGTGCTCGCGGTCGCGAGCGCGAAGGGCGGCGTCGGGAAGACGACGGTCTCGGTCGCGCTCGCCCGCACCCTCGCGGCTCGCGGGCTCGACGTCGGACTCTTCGACGCCGACATCTACGGCCCGAACGTCCCCCACCTGCTCGAGGACGTGGAGGGGCCGGTGCTCACGAACGAGAACGGCCAGCCAGTCCCCCTCGAGTCCGACGGGTTGCAGATGCTCAGCCCCGGCGTCGTGGGCGGGGAGCCGCCGACCGCGCGGCGAGGGGCGATCGCCTACGGTGCGATGGAGAACCTGCTCGGACAGGGCGCGTGGGAGGGCCGCGACGTGCTCGTCATCGACATGCCGGCCGGCTCCGACGACGTGGCCGGCGCGCTGCTCGAACACGTCCCGGTCGACGGCGCGGTGTTCGTGACGACGCCGTTCGACGCAAGCGTCGACGACACCGAGCGAACCGTGAAGCTGTTCGAGGAGAACGGCGTCGCGACGGTCGCGGCGGTCGTGAACATGAACGGGTTCGACTGTGCGTGCTGTGGCGAGCGCAACGAGCTGTTCGAGGACCCGGTCGAGATCGACGTCCCGACGGTCCACACCCTGCCGTTCGACCGCGGCCTCCAGCGCTCGCCCGGCGGGAAGGGGGGCCACGAGGCGCTCTCGGGGCTCGCGACGACCGTCGAGGGCTTCCTCGACGAGGTACTGGGTGCCGCCCCGGAGGACACGGTCGACCTGCGGGGGCTGCCCCGGGACAGCCAGGTGCGACAGCTGAGCGCCGAGGTGGCGTACACCCCTGCTGGGGACTGTGTCCGTGCGCTCGTCGAGGAACCGACGTGGCTACTCGACACTCTCCGTTCGGACGTGGGCGACCTCCTCGGAGATCTCGCCACGAGACCGATCGGGGAGAACGGGACGCTCCTCGAACTGGAACGTGCGTGA
- a CDS encoding halocyanin domain-containing protein → MAEDTTGGLGRRSFTVAIGAGIAAGLAGCSAFIDEDELEGPPAELPQADPDAEVGDDDEPGDAEFVEDEPEYDDWFDDVENYEGTLEMTGRDEVEVANGAGEQGLTFDPPAILVDPGTEVTWEWTGEGGSHDVTEVDGAFGSDLAEEAGHTFSHTFEEEGTFRYVCSPHEGVGMKGAVVVE, encoded by the coding sequence ATGGCAGAGGACACGACCGGAGGACTCGGACGGCGCTCGTTCACCGTCGCGATCGGCGCCGGTATCGCGGCCGGACTCGCCGGCTGTAGCGCGTTCATCGACGAGGACGAACTCGAGGGACCGCCCGCGGAACTCCCCCAGGCGGACCCGGATGCGGAGGTCGGAGACGACGACGAGCCCGGCGACGCGGAGTTCGTCGAGGACGAACCCGAGTACGACGACTGGTTCGACGACGTCGAGAACTACGAGGGAACCCTCGAAATGACCGGTCGTGACGAGGTCGAGGTCGCGAACGGCGCCGGTGAGCAAGGCCTGACGTTCGATCCACCCGCGATCCTCGTCGATCCGGGGACCGAGGTGACCTGGGAGTGGACCGGCGAGGGCGGCTCTCACGACGTCACGGAGGTCGACGGCGCCTTCGGGTCCGACCTCGCGGAGGAGGCGGGCCACACGTTCTCACACACCTTCGAGGAGGAGGGGACGTTCAGATACGTCTGCTCGCCGCACGAGGGCGTCGGGATGAAGGGGGCCGTCGTCGTCGAGTGA
- a CDS encoding helix-turn-helix domain-containing protein — translation MSQAPMAIADVRPHDSTVRTVDREEEVRTLLRALEDADCRTILKATGEEALSANDIAEKFDLPTSTVYRKLERLADAGLIEERIRIHRSGRHVSEYCLCVRDVRFSVGGDGGAELEVTRREREQPRWSLAARTER, via the coding sequence ATGAGTCAGGCACCGATGGCGATCGCGGACGTTCGACCGCACGATTCGACGGTCAGAACGGTCGATCGGGAAGAGGAGGTACGGACGCTGCTCCGCGCGCTAGAGGACGCGGACTGTCGGACGATCCTCAAGGCGACCGGCGAGGAGGCCCTGTCGGCGAACGACATCGCCGAGAAGTTCGACCTCCCGACCTCGACGGTGTACAGGAAGCTCGAACGGCTCGCCGACGCGGGGCTGATCGAGGAGCGGATCCGCATCCACCGCTCGGGCAGACACGTCAGCGAGTACTGCCTCTGCGTGCGGGACGTCCGCTTCTCGGTCGGCGGCGACGGCGGCGCCGAACTGGAGGTGACCCGCCGCGAGCGCGAGCAGCCCAGGTGGTCACTCGCGGCGAGGACTGAGCGATGA